The nucleotide sequence CTTGAATTGACGCGGTATTTTCACCTGGATGTGGAATATTGGCCGATCCTGGACCCGACGGGGTTGGGCGAAGGCCGCGAAGAAAAGCTGAATTCCTACCGGCAGGCCCGCGACCAGATCAAGGGCCGGATTGAACAACGGTTCGGGCCGCCAACGGCCGAATAAGCACACCAAAACCGTTGAGCGGCCTGCCTGGTCCGTCAAGGTTTTGCGGTGTCTCATTGGATGTAAGCAGTGAAGCGAAGAAAGGCGGCGCCGCCAATATGGCTATGCCGGACGGGGATTTTACCCCCGCACCTTTTGGGGCGTTCGGCCCCTTTCACATGCGATTTCAGGTGAGCGCCGGACAACGGGTTCTCCCCGTGCCGCACGCTCCGAAACCAAGTTTTTGACGTCGAGGCCGGGTGTAGCGCAAAGGTTTGAACGACATATGACCGAAGCGTTCGGTGCCACAGCCAAGAACGCAACGCCGCGTTCACGCGATTTGCCCTTGAAAAACCCCTTTGGGCGGCGCATTTAGTGCCACGGCCCGCTTGAGGGTTAACAATTATGGAGTGAACATGGCCAAGGAAGAACTGCTCGAATTTCCCGGTGTTGTGAAGGAACTCCTGCCTAACGCGACGTTTCGGGTCGAGCTGGAAAACGGCCATGAGATCATCGCGCATACGGCAGGCAAGATGCGCAAGAACCGCATCCGCGTTCTGGCAGGCGACAAGGTGCAGGTCGAAATGACCCCCTACGATCTGACAAAGGGTCGGATTAATTACCGGTTTAAGTAGGTCGAAACGGATGTTTCGACCAGTGCAGGGAAAGCGTGTGGCCGCAGGCCATATGCGGCCTGACACTACGTTTCAATTCTGGGCGCGGTCATGACCGCCCTCAAAGCCGACCCTTCGTTGAAATTGGTCCTCGGTTCCGGCTCCCCACGCCGATTGGAATTGCTGGCGCAGCTTGGCGTTGTACCAGCTGATGTGCGGCCCCCCGACATTGACGAAACCCCTTTGAAAGCCGAATTGCCACGCCCCTATTGCGCCCGGATCGCGCGCGGCAAGGCGGAGGCGATGGCGCTGGCCTCAGACGAGGTTGCACTGTGCGCGGATACAACCGTCGCCATGGGGCGGCGGATCAT is from uncultured Litoreibacter sp. and encodes:
- the infA gene encoding translation initiation factor IF-1, whose amino-acid sequence is MAKEELLEFPGVVKELLPNATFRVELENGHEIIAHTAGKMRKNRIRVLAGDKVQVEMTPYDLTKGRINYRFK